The genomic region GGCTACGGCTGTGGCTACGGCTCTGGCTGTGGCTACGGATGCTGTGGCTACCGGCCCTATTGCTACAGAAGATGTTATTCTTCTTGGTGGTAGAACATCACTATCTGCGCACCGTTTGCTTTTGATACGATACTTTTAGGGCTAATTCTGATGCCAGGCTGTGTACCTCAAGATTTCTATCTCCAAAATTGCATACTTGACTGAGACTGAACCCCTAGTACCCATCTGATATGGTATTTATGTGGCCAGAGTCTGTACGGTATCCTCTCATAAGTTTCTAATGTTAGCCAATTCTCCattaatttctggtattttgttatgACTGTAAGATCCTACAACTGGATAAATGccttattttcaataaaaattgttCTTTGCTGGTAAGAAATATTTGTGTACTTTCTTGTGATATTCTCATATCTGCGGTGTTAATGGCAGCTTTTGAAAACGGGCAAGCAATAAGTTGTCTGAATCTCAGCTGCTTCATTAATAAAGTATAGATGTTTATTCTCATACTTGTATCAAAAATAATACATTCTCCACATATTTCTCACTTGCAACATGCTCAGGCACACGTACACCTGGGCGTAAATCACAGAGACTTTCAGAACTGTGCTTTGGAAATGGCGCTAAATCCTAGAATTGAGTTAGCAGGAAAAAAAGGGGAGGAATGTCACCTATTGAGGAGGCTATGACAAAAATCATAAGGCTAGCAAATGTGTCCTGAGTGTTTAAAGAGTATTTGGATGGAAAAATAATCCAGAGTTATTGGTAAGTTAAGTCAGACTTGGCTGTCAGgttaaggagaaaaaggaaggaaagtataatttagaagaaaaataaaatatcatgccATTGGAATTTGATTTCTTGTCaggcatttttgttttcatgttttgagGTTGAGGAAATTGATttaattcacttattcaacaaatatacatGAATATTTTCAGCGGACTTCATCCCAGATCCTGAAAACACAAGCAGAACAAAAATATGATCAGGTTACTACCCTGTGGGGTTGACATTGAACatatggagataaaaactaattGTGATAAATTCATTTGAAACAATTACTATGGAAGGAGTGAACCAGTTTAATATGAATGAGATTATGTACTGAAATATTTTGGAGATAAGTCACAgagttattttgaaatttcatcaTTTGAAGTGAGTTCTTTTGATAAAAAGAAGTTAGTAAGAAAGACTGAAAGGACTTCAGGGAGTGCTTACTGGACAAGCAGCTTCATTAGTCTCTAGATTGGGTCATGTGGTTCCACACTGTTTTCCATTGAAAACAAGCAAGGCCCAGGTCCACAGGGGCTCTCTCTGGATGGGGGGCCGATATGACAATGGATGAAACCTGGTCTAACAGCTGCTTGGCTTTCTGAACATGGAGAATCTCATGCTTTTTGGGTTTTgcatttgtctctttttttcaccTGACCAACCAGATATTTAGCATTCAACTACTAGAAGAGAAAACAACTTTTTCAGATTCACTAACAATCATGTTTCAGATTGTTTCAATCCGCAGTAATAAAGGAGTCATGGATTATATCTATGACATGATATGGATCCATACCATTTCCATAAAATCTGATTCTCCCATGTCCTTGGGGTTAGAAGCACAACAAAATGGAGGAGAATAAGGAATATGGCCCTGCCGTCCAAGTTAATGCTAGAGTAAGTCTATGCCAAGGATGTAAGTTTGGCTAACTGAAGTATTTGTGTTTAACTTATGCTATCCATTTTTTGTTGGAAAAATATGATTGGGTGAAAATTATATCCAAGACATGTAAACAGATCTGGTAATCCAGGGTTTGCAAAATAGAGACTGTTTTTGTCTCAATGTGCCTATATCCCAAAATCTGAAGGGGAAGGCATTAGAAATAATGTCATCTGGATAGAATGTTAATTTCAATAATCTAGGGGCATGGTAGACTGAAGGTGGATGTTGGCGGTGATAATGAAAGGCAAATTGTCTATTCCAGGGAATTCCTGAAGTAGAATTTAGAGTTTTGAATTTCAagaatgacagaaaggaaaaagaaaatcaaagggaACAAATGGAatggtgatttattttctttttccatatagtTGTGAAAAAAATTACAGGAGACTGATTGGATTAGGCCAGTACCAAGATCAAAGAATTATCAGTAGGAAAATTCCTCAACCGAAGTGAAAATATCCAATAATAAAATCTTTCTGTAAGAGGAATAGGCAACATTGTGAAAATCACAGCCTGTTGAAGACGTACAAAAAAGTCTGGACCAAcaatcatttctttgttttcagaatTGGGCATCCAGGAGAAGGACTGATCTTCCTGAGTATCTACACCTTCCATCTTTGAAttcatgaatattttatagaaattacTTTCAAATATTAGAGCCTACCTGATTCTGAACATGgtgatttaaagaaaatactgataaataagataaggaaaagaaaatctcattctccatttctttctttttttttttttggctgcatCTATGGTGTTAGAAAGGTTGTATGTTGTGTATAGAGTGTGAAGAAAGTTTATGTTTGCATTTGGACATCTATAAATAGAAGCTTATTTCCTGATTCAGTATCTCTTAATTTGACAGGGCTGCTGTCATAATACCATAGAATGTGTCACCTTAAATAAGAGGAATGCAAGTgactcacagttttagaggctctGGGTGCAACAGTAAGCTATCTGCAGGCCATGGCTTCTTCGGGTCTGTTGAAACCTGGCGTTGGCTCGGTCTGtgctctatcacatggcaatctatctctgtctcctcctctctctctcttcctgatcACGGTCCCCCttacaaggactccagtcataatggatcaaggcccactctcattcagctTGGACTCAACTTAACTACCAACATATTAAggttcctgtttacaaatgggttcacacccagacgACCAGGCTGAGGACGTGAACTATCTTTTGTGGGGGATGTTTTTCAGTCCCCCACACAGGACTTCTAGACTTAGgtactactttttttttcattttttgaaaattgtgaGGGTAACATACATGCGTAACAGTGATAGCTTCCGAAGTAcagtttcacaagtagttagagagtagGTAGTATTGATATTTCCAACTGCATAAGTCTTGGTTGTAGGGAGAGGGGCAATGTCTCCAGAAAAGCAAAGTGGGCCAGCTAGAGAATCAATGGTATAGACGGAACAAGCTCtaatctttctatttttcttgcaGTGTGTAAATAAGATAATACTAAAATAAGACTCTAAAAAGGTAATGTGGATCTGATGGGGGTTCTAGACCTGATTCTTTAGGGAGAGACACCTGATTCATGCAGATTGTTGGAAGCTGAGACAAGAACCCCATGTGCTTTATCTTTGCAAACTTCCAGTTCCCAAGCCTGTACTTTTCCTGTGGCTTCTGCTCAGTGTCAGTGAAATTCTTCTGGAGTGTCCAAGGAACGCCTAGCTAGGTCAACAACAAAATGGGCTGTTAGGTATTACTATCTGAAAATTACTTGTGGCGTTGGGAAAAGCTCTAGGTAGAAAAATCAGGGATTCTGGTGTGGTTGAgagaaaattgaattttatgGTTGAGAGGGGGATGTAGGTCAATGGATATCTGGTCATGTTCTTCTGCTCAAATGTGGTATTAGAACTCCAGAACTAGAGTTTAGAGATACTGACTTTCTGGAATACCGGCAAGGAAAAGGTGTGGGAATCGGCATTGATATTATGTCCCTCTCCATATTGTGATAGTAGAGAGTGAGGGCATCCTGCAGGAAGTGATGGCAGATCTGTGCTTTGATGTAAAAATAGAAGGTGTTAGCTAAGAATTGAGGTTAGCAAGAAAAATATTAGTGGGAGAAGGAAGGAGCTCACATTACTCTCTTTTGCAGTGAAAAGATTGTGTGGTAAAGTAGATTACtgagaagaatgggaaaaataacatTATGCTTCCAAAATCATGAtgaaaatttttgtataaggttgaGAAACTTTGGTGaaagagtaatttttaaaactttgaatagTAAAGTGAATTGTACATATAATTAGAGTACAAAAGTTATTTACCTGCTACTTGATGTCCTGCTTTATGGAGATGATGGTGCGCTGTTTATATCACGATAAAAGTAATCAACTGTCCTTCACTTTCTGAGCCAAATGTGCAAGGAGCAGTAGAGATGGGAGAAGAAAATCATACTTTCTTAAATTCTAGGAATGCACCTATATATCATAATGCAAAACTAGGATACAATCTGCATTGGACCAAATAGCTTAAATTTCTGGTCTAATGGAGGATTTCTGCTTCCCCATGCAAATTAAAGTGGTTAGTTTGATAGAGGCTCTACACCCTAATTAtttgtacaaatacaaaaaatgtgGGACCAAAGGAGGGTTTTGCTGCCTCTTCAGGATGTCAGTTTGGTatatgaaaagaggaaaaataagaaaaaaaatcacttacgTGTGACAGACTTTGTCCACAGACATAAAAAGTAAGAGACCCACTGGATGTCCTTGGCTTTGAATTCTCCGACTTTGAACAGTTTCTTGAAATTGGGAAGGGCAGGACAGGTGTGAGAAGCATGGCAATAAGTTGTAATGATTCAAGAAAGAGTTAATATTCCCTCCTTTATTCAATTTTAGGAAAGAGGAAAGTGGAAAAGTTGCAAAATTCCATACATAAActcaaattctttttatatgaacttgcttattagtGATAGGGTTTGGGGAATGTATGTCAGTGTTACATTTGGGCACATGATTCAATTAAGGCAATTATTTGGcagtgcaaattaaaatgaagctTTCTCAACAAAACTGGAGGCTGCAAGATAATGGGCTAAATTGTCACCAGTTTTAGCAATTGTCACCAGTTTGTCACCAGTGACTGACACATAATAATTTACATGTTTGCTGGCCAAATCAGAGCAGGAATGGCATGCTCTGCCAATGTCAACAGTATATAAAGGTCCCAGGGAGGTGGAAGACATCGACACTTCAGAACCTTCCTCGTGCAACCCTCTTGACATCCCTCCTCTTGACAACATGTGTTGTAACTACTACGGCAACTCCTGTGGCTACGGCTGTGGCCTGGGCTGTGGCTACGGCTCTGGCTGTGGCCATGGCTGCGGATATGGCTCTCGCTATGGCTGTGGCCtgggctgtggctgtggctgtggctatggctctggctgtggctatggctgtggATACGGCTCTCACTATGGCTGTGGCCTGGGCTGTGGCTACGGCTGTGGCTACGGCTCTGGCTGTGGCTACGGATGCTGTGGCTACCGGCCCTATTGCTACAGAAGGTGTTATTCTTCTTGGTGGTAGAACATCACTATCTGCGCACCGTTTGCTTTTGATACGATACTTTTAGGGCTAATTCTGATGCCAGGCTGTGTACCTCAAGATTTCTATCTCCAAAATTGCATACTTGACTGAGACTGAACCCCTAGTACCCATCTGATATGGTATTTATGTGGCCAGAGTCTGCACggtatcctctcataattttcTAATGTTAGCCAATTCTCCattaatttctggtattttgttatgACTGTAAGATCCTACAACTGGATAAATGccttattttcaataaaaattgttCTTTGCTGGTAAGAAATATTTGTGTACTTTCTTGTGATATTCTCATATCTGCGGTGTTAATGGCAGCTTTTGAAAACGGGCAAGCAATAAGTTGTCTGAATCTCAGCTGCTTCATTAATAAAGTATAGATGTTTATTCTCATACTTGTATCAAAAATAATACATTCTCCACATATTTCTCACTTGCAACATGCTCAGGCACACGTACACCTGGGCGTAAATCACAGAGACTTTCAGAACTGTGCTTTGGAAATGGCGCTAAATCCTAGAATTGAGTTAGCAGACAAAAAAGGGGAGGAATGTCACCTATTGAGGAGGCTATGACAAAAATCATAAGGCTAGCAAATGTGTCCTGAGTGTTTAAAGAGTATTTGGATGGAAAAATAGTCCAGAGTTATTGGTAAGTTAAGTCAGACTTGGCTGTCAGgttaaggagaaaaaggaaggacagtataagttagaagaaaaataaaatatcatgccATTGGAATTTGATTTCTTGTCaggcatttttgttttcatgttttgagGTTGAGGAAATTGATttaattcacttattcaacaaatatacatGAATATTTTCAGCGGACTTCATCCCAGATCCTGAAAACCCAAGTAGAACAAAAATATGATCAGGTTACTACCCTGTGGGGTTGACATTGAACATATGGAGATAAAAGCTAATTGTGATAAATTCATTTGAAACAATTACTATGGAAGGAGTGAACCAGTTTAATATGAATGAGATTATGTACTGAAATATTTTGGAGATAAGTCACAgagttattttgaaatttcatcaTTTGAAGTGAGTTCTTTTGATAAAAAGAAGTTAGTAAGAAAGACTGAAAGGACTTCAGGG from Choloepus didactylus isolate mChoDid1 chromosome 1, mChoDid1.pri, whole genome shotgun sequence harbors:
- the LOC119544062 gene encoding keratin-associated protein 21-1-like; this encodes MCCNYYGNSCGYGCGLGCGYGSGCGHGCGYGSRYGCGLGCGCGCGYGSGCGYGCGYGSHYGCGLGCGYGCGYGSGCGYGCCGYRPYCYRRCYSSWW